A genomic window from Bacillus sp. Marseille-P3661 includes:
- a CDS encoding trans-sulfuration enzyme family protein — MKHHFDTETVHLSENRPSSNSSKINPIYQTSAFAFSSLEELEGFYSGESQYLYTRTGNPNTDELAQAVANLEGAPAGVATSSGISAIMAGILSVVKAGDHIVATNDIYGGTYTLLATELKDLGIEVTFVSFEDQEEIVRNIKGNTKLLYSESVTNPLLRVENIDKIVEIGKEYNIATLIDNTFATPYLLQPYLKGIDLVVHSATKYIGGHSDVTAGVVVGHSDLIAKAKAKVVNLGLNLAPNEAWLGTRGIKTLSVRMERHVKNAQKLADALRNHPGINKVYYPEFVSEKGNGAIVTIDIDGKCDVSKFFRSLSWVKIVPTLAGVETTVSYPFGTSHRSLTPEMRDELGINEGVIRISVGIEESEDIISVFKDALEQSVL; from the coding sequence TTGAAGCACCATTTTGATACTGAAACAGTACATTTATCTGAAAATAGACCAAGTTCTAATTCAAGTAAAATTAATCCAATCTATCAAACATCTGCTTTTGCATTTTCTAGTTTAGAAGAATTAGAAGGTTTTTATAGCGGCGAAAGTCAATATCTATATACGCGTACAGGAAATCCGAATACTGATGAATTAGCCCAAGCAGTTGCTAATTTAGAGGGTGCACCAGCAGGAGTAGCAACGTCATCTGGTATATCAGCAATTATGGCTGGTATATTATCTGTTGTAAAAGCAGGTGATCATATTGTAGCTACAAATGATATATATGGAGGAACATATACACTTCTTGCAACTGAGTTAAAGGATTTAGGAATTGAGGTTACTTTTGTTTCTTTTGAAGATCAAGAGGAAATTGTGAGGAATATTAAAGGTAATACAAAATTATTATACTCTGAATCGGTGACGAATCCTCTTTTAAGAGTCGAAAATATTGATAAAATTGTTGAAATCGGTAAAGAATACAACATTGCAACATTAATTGACAATACATTTGCAACACCGTATCTTCTTCAACCTTACTTAAAAGGAATAGACCTTGTTGTTCATAGTGCAACGAAATATATTGGCGGACATAGTGATGTAACAGCTGGTGTTGTAGTTGGTCACAGTGATCTTATAGCAAAAGCTAAAGCGAAAGTTGTTAACCTTGGCTTAAATCTAGCTCCAAACGAAGCATGGCTTGGAACTAGAGGAATTAAAACGCTAAGTGTACGCATGGAACGTCACGTGAAAAATGCCCAAAAACTTGCTGATGCGCTAAGAAATCATCCAGGAATTAATAAAGTTTATTATCCAGAGTTTGTATCAGAAAAGGGTAATGGTGCTATTGTTACCATTGATATTGATGGTAAATGTGATGTTAGTAAATTTTTCAGATCACTATCATGGGTGAAAATTGTTCCAACATTAGCTGGAGTAGAAACAACAGTTTCTTATCCATTTGGGACATCACACCGTTCGCTAACTCCTGAAATGAGGGACGAGCTTGGTATTAATGAAGGAGTTATTCGAATTTCGGTTGGGATTGAGGAGTCAGAAGATATCATTTCTGTATTTAAAGATGCATTAGAACAATCGGTTTTGTAA
- a CDS encoding redox-sensing transcriptional repressor Rex, with translation MNIDQNQNKIPQATAKRLPLYYRFIKNLHASGKQRVSSKELSDAVKVDSATIRRDFSYFGALGKKGYGYNVNYLLSFFRQTLDQDEIVKVCLIGVGNLGTAFLHYNFTKNNNSSIEMAFDINRSKVGSEVGGVPVFHLDDLESKIKNEFEVAILTVPASAAQQITDRLVNSGIKGILNFTPARINVPEEVRIHHIDLAIELQSLIYFLKHYPLSHDEEEEEE, from the coding sequence ATGAATATCGACCAAAATCAGAACAAAATTCCTCAGGCTACTGCAAAACGTTTACCTTTGTATTATCGTTTTATAAAAAACTTACATGCCTCGGGAAAACAGCGGGTTTCATCAAAAGAACTAAGCGATGCCGTAAAGGTGGATTCCGCTACAATTCGTCGGGATTTTTCATATTTTGGTGCACTGGGTAAAAAGGGCTATGGTTATAATGTTAACTACTTATTATCTTTTTTTAGACAAACGCTTGATCAAGATGAAATTGTTAAGGTTTGTTTAATCGGTGTTGGTAATTTAGGTACAGCATTTTTACATTATAATTTTACAAAAAACAATAATTCGAGCATTGAGATGGCGTTTGATATAAATCGAAGTAAAGTAGGTTCTGAAGTAGGCGGAGTGCCTGTTTTTCATTTAGATGATTTAGAAAGTAAAATTAAGAATGAGTTTGAAGTGGCTATCCTGACTGTTCCGGCTTCGGCTGCTCAACAAATCACAGACCGTCTCGTTAACTCTGGAATTAAGGGTATTTTAAACTTTACTCCTGCAAGAATCAATGTACCGGAGGAAGTAAGAATACACCATATTGATTTGGCGATCGAACTGCAATCATTAATATATTTTTTAAAACATTATCCATTATCACATGATGAAGAAGAAGAGGAAGAATAA
- the thiL gene encoding thiamine-phosphate kinase, whose protein sequence is MSIQDEFSFIKSITPKKINHPFLVKGIGDDAALFSSDVDVEEVVCMDTMIEEVHFTKKTMKPYHIGYKVLASNISDIAAMGGQPTFYLVSIAIPKHWSEQEIAKIYAGMTDLAERYKMDLIGGDTVSSMHSLTITITVLGRIKKGCHLLRNNAKVDDLVFVTGNVGESAAGLELLLKHGHGYMFTKEEMHLVARHQMPEPRVEIGQILASFPRVALNDVSDGIASESNEIAEASNVSIVIDADQLPRSEELCFIHKDPLPLMLNGGEDYELIGTIPKENWDELKKECQNANQKITQIGIVKEGPANVFLKQKNTLTLLQKQGYNHFKK, encoded by the coding sequence GTGTCTATTCAAGATGAATTTTCATTTATAAAAAGCATTACGCCGAAGAAGATTAATCATCCTTTCCTTGTAAAGGGAATTGGGGACGATGCTGCATTATTTTCTAGTGATGTTGATGTTGAAGAAGTTGTATGTATGGATACAATGATAGAAGAGGTACATTTTACAAAAAAAACGATGAAACCTTATCATATTGGTTATAAAGTGTTAGCCAGTAATATTAGTGACATAGCAGCTATGGGTGGACAGCCGACCTTTTATTTAGTTTCAATTGCGATACCGAAACATTGGTCTGAGCAAGAAATAGCAAAAATATATGCTGGCATGACAGACCTGGCCGAACGGTATAAAATGGATTTAATCGGAGGAGATACCGTATCGTCCATGCATAGTTTAACAATTACCATTACTGTTCTAGGAAGAATCAAAAAGGGATGTCATCTTTTAAGAAACAATGCCAAGGTAGATGATCTTGTATTTGTGACTGGAAACGTTGGTGAATCTGCTGCAGGTCTTGAGCTATTGTTAAAGCATGGTCATGGCTATATGTTTACAAAAGAAGAGATGCATTTAGTTGCGCGCCATCAGATGCCGGAACCGAGGGTTGAGATTGGTCAAATTCTTGCAAGTTTTCCGCGTGTGGCTTTAAATGATGTGAGTGACGGTATTGCAAGTGAAAGTAATGAAATTGCTGAAGCTAGCAATGTGTCAATCGTAATTGATGCCGATCAATTACCAAGAAGTGAAGAGCTTTGTTTTATTCATAAAGACCCATTGCCACTCATGTTGAACGGTGGGGAAGATTATGAATTAATTGGCACAATTCCTAAAGAAAACTGGGATGAACTTAAAAAAGAATGTCAAAATGCAAATCAAAAAATAACGCAAATTGGGATTGTAAAAGAAGGGCCGGCAAATGTATTTTTAAAACAAAAAAATACGCTGACTCTCTTGCAAAAACAGGGATATAATCATTTTAAAAAATAG
- a CDS encoding CPBP family intramembrane glutamic endopeptidase, with product MKTRYLLTILTYILVQFSGYLFGFKLLLSMGMSNDSALAIWTVISFTVGLIIVMILLVPDIKQRHDSRERVSRLVAAQWAIGGVFLAFFAQYVAAIIETYVFGIEVGSENTDMLVEIAKATPIFIIVTSIVGPIFEEIIFRQIIFGSLYKKFNFWLAAIFSSIIFAVVHMDFAHLLVYTAMGFVFSYLYVKTKRILVPIVAHVSMNTFVVVIRFVFADDLEKLQQQYDQMQSFISLLNL from the coding sequence TTGAAAACTAGATATTTATTAACGATACTTACATATATTCTCGTTCAATTTTCCGGCTATCTATTTGGTTTTAAATTGTTATTATCCATGGGAATGTCTAACGATTCTGCTCTAGCTATTTGGACTGTTATAAGCTTTACTGTTGGTTTAATAATAGTTATGATTCTATTAGTACCTGATATTAAACAACGGCATGATTCAAGAGAGCGCGTTTCCCGCCTAGTTGCTGCGCAATGGGCTATTGGCGGAGTCTTTTTAGCTTTTTTCGCGCAGTATGTGGCAGCTATTATTGAAACGTATGTCTTTGGAATCGAAGTTGGCTCTGAAAATACAGACATGTTAGTTGAAATTGCAAAAGCCACTCCAATTTTTATTATCGTTACTTCTATTGTCGGACCAATATTTGAAGAAATTATCTTCCGCCAAATTATTTTTGGTAGTCTTTATAAAAAATTCAATTTCTGGTTGGCGGCAATTTTTAGCTCAATCATTTTCGCTGTAGTGCACATGGACTTTGCTCATTTACTGGTATATACAGCTATGGGTTTCGTATTCTCTTATCTATATGTTAAGACAAAGAGAATTCTTGTCCCAATTGTTGCCCACGTTTCTATGAATACCTTCGTTGTTGTTATACGATTCGTATTCGCAGATGATCTCGAAAAACTACAGCAACAATATGACCAAATGCAAAGTTTCATTTCCTTACTAAATTTGTAA
- the tsaE gene encoding tRNA (adenosine(37)-N6)-threonylcarbamoyltransferase complex ATPase subunit type 1 TsaE: MKEFEIHTNSTEETMSFAERLAEKLQPGSVITLEGDLGAGKTTFTKGLAKGLGINRTVNSPTFTIIKEYTQGRIPLYHMDVYRLEESDEDLGFDEYFDGDGVTVVEWAQFIEDQLPNEFLAITIAYQNEAERKITLEPKGHTYIDLCKELLNNESISN; encoded by the coding sequence GTGAAAGAATTTGAAATACATACAAATTCAACAGAGGAAACAATGAGCTTTGCGGAACGGTTAGCAGAAAAGTTGCAGCCTGGTTCTGTAATTACCTTAGAAGGCGATTTGGGGGCAGGAAAAACAACGTTTACTAAAGGCTTGGCCAAAGGATTAGGAATTAATCGTACGGTTAATAGCCCTACCTTTACAATTATTAAAGAATATACACAAGGAAGAATTCCTTTGTACCATATGGATGTTTATAGATTAGAAGAAAGTGATGAAGATTTAGGCTTTGATGAGTATTTTGATGGCGATGGAGTTACGGTCGTAGAATGGGCTCAATTTATTGAAGATCAATTACCTAATGAGTTTCTGGCTATTACGATAGCATATCAAAACGAAGCTGAAAGAAAAATAACACTTGAGCCAAAGGGTCATACATATATTGATTTATGTAAGGAGTTACTGAATAATGAAAGCATTAGCAATTGA
- a CDS encoding ABC-F family ATP-binding cassette domain-containing protein encodes MILLQVNQITKYYGADPILSNIKLEVQAKDRIALVGRNGAGKSTLLKIIAGQLSYDSGELIKPKDLTIGYLAQDTGLESSLSIWEEMMTVFQHLKQKETKLRELEMQMGDPAYLNDTAKYEKVLKEYDELQIAFKDEGGYQYEADIRTVLHGLNFTSFNYNTPIQSLSGGQKTRLALGKLLLTKPDLLILDEPTNHLDIETMTWLEQYLQGYPGALLLVSHDRYFLDKLVTIVYEISRSTSRKFVGNYSKFLQESALLYEQELKQFEKQQDEIAKLQDFVQRNIARASTTKRAQSRRKQLEKMTVMDRPQGDEKSASFHFEIERQSGNDVLRVDGVTVAYPNQEPTLKDITFLLKREESVALVGPNGIGKSTLLKAITKQLPLLSGEVAYGSNVTIGYYDQQQADLTSNKTVLNELWDEYPLKPEKDIRTILGNFLFSGDDVLKIVNSLSGGEKARLALAKLMLQKANLLILDEPTNHLDLDSKEVLENALIGYPGTILFVSHDRYFINRVTTRIIELSQDGLQNFLGDYDYYINKKEEMKELESLEQETKSKSTVDKPQPENDKTKFEMDKEQKKKERQRQRRIEEIERQIEEIELKITANEELLCDPAVYQDYEKTTELNNENQNFNTQLELLMEEWESLQSE; translated from the coding sequence ATGATTTTACTCCAAGTAAATCAAATAACGAAATATTATGGTGCTGATCCTATTTTATCTAATATCAAATTAGAAGTACAAGCAAAAGATAGAATTGCTCTTGTTGGAAGAAATGGAGCCGGAAAGTCTACTTTGCTTAAAATAATAGCAGGCCAATTATCATATGATTCAGGTGAATTGATTAAGCCGAAAGATTTAACAATTGGGTACCTTGCGCAGGATACAGGCCTCGAATCTAGTTTATCAATATGGGAAGAGATGATGACTGTATTCCAGCATTTAAAACAAAAAGAAACAAAGCTTAGAGAATTAGAAATGCAAATGGGTGACCCCGCTTATTTAAATGATACAGCTAAGTATGAAAAAGTATTAAAAGAATATGACGAATTACAAATTGCTTTTAAAGATGAAGGCGGTTATCAATATGAAGCAGATATTCGCACCGTATTACATGGATTAAATTTTACTAGCTTTAATTATAACACACCTATACAATCTTTAAGCGGTGGCCAGAAAACGAGATTGGCTTTAGGTAAACTTCTGCTCACTAAGCCAGATCTATTAATTTTGGATGAACCTACTAACCACTTAGATATTGAAACCATGACATGGCTTGAACAATATTTACAAGGTTATCCTGGAGCACTATTACTGGTTTCTCACGACCGCTATTTCCTAGATAAACTAGTAACAATCGTTTACGAAATTTCCCGATCAACCAGTCGGAAATTCGTAGGAAATTATAGTAAGTTTTTGCAGGAAAGTGCTCTACTATACGAACAAGAGCTAAAACAGTTTGAAAAACAACAAGATGAGATTGCTAAATTACAGGACTTTGTGCAGCGGAATATAGCTAGAGCTTCTACTACAAAACGGGCACAAAGCCGCCGGAAACAGCTTGAAAAAATGACCGTAATGGACCGTCCACAAGGTGATGAAAAATCTGCATCCTTCCATTTCGAAATTGAACGACAAAGTGGTAATGATGTGTTAAGAGTAGATGGTGTAACAGTTGCGTATCCAAATCAAGAGCCTACCCTCAAAGATATTACATTTCTACTTAAGCGTGAGGAAAGCGTGGCCTTAGTGGGGCCAAATGGAATTGGAAAGTCAACTTTATTGAAAGCAATTACAAAGCAATTACCACTTCTGAGCGGAGAAGTAGCGTATGGCTCGAATGTTACGATCGGTTATTATGACCAGCAACAAGCTGATTTAACTTCGAATAAAACTGTATTAAACGAGCTGTGGGATGAATATCCATTAAAGCCAGAGAAGGATATTCGAACAATTCTTGGTAACTTTTTATTCAGTGGTGATGATGTTCTAAAGATTGTTAACTCATTAAGTGGCGGTGAAAAAGCCCGCTTGGCACTTGCTAAACTAATGCTTCAGAAAGCAAATCTGCTTATTTTGGATGAGCCGACAAACCATTTGGATCTTGATAGCAAGGAAGTTTTAGAAAATGCTTTAATAGGCTATCCAGGTACAATTTTATTCGTATCACACGACCGTTATTTCATCAACAGGGTCACAACCAGAATCATCGAGCTTTCACAAGATGGCTTGCAAAATTTCCTCGGTGACTATGATTATTATATTAATAAAAAAGAAGAAATGAAGGAACTTGAAAGTTTAGAACAAGAAACTAAATCAAAATCTACTGTGGATAAACCACAACCAGAAAATGATAAAACAAAGTTTGAAATGGATAAAGAACAGAAAAAGAAAGAACGTCAGCGCCAACGCAGAATTGAAGAAATCGAAAGACAGATTGAAGAAATTGAATTAAAGATTACAGCAAATGAAGAGCTTTTATGCGACCCGGCTGTTTATCAGGACTATGAAAAAACGACAGAATTAAACAATGAAAATCAAAATTTTAATACACAGCTCGAATTGTTAATGGAGGAGTGGGAATCGCTCCAAAGCGAGTAA
- the tsaB gene encoding tRNA (adenosine(37)-N6)-threonylcarbamoyltransferase complex dimerization subunit type 1 TsaB, translating into MKALAIDTSNQVMGVAIIDGQSIIGEYITNVKRNHSVQLMPAIHDLMKAVGIQPKQLERIIVAHGPGSYTGVRIGVTVAKTLAWSLNIPIVGVSSLEVLAQNGLYFSGLVSPIFDARRGQVYTGLYKNSQGVLQSIKEDQILLLKDWLITLKDQEEKVLFLGNDVQLHQQLITEVLGEQAVIATVSAYNPRPSELARIGISKEPQEIHSFVPNYIRLAEAEAKWLAAQEK; encoded by the coding sequence ATGAAAGCATTAGCAATTGATACATCTAATCAGGTAATGGGTGTTGCGATTATCGATGGTCAATCTATTATTGGAGAATATATAACAAACGTAAAAAGAAACCATTCTGTACAGTTAATGCCAGCAATTCATGATCTAATGAAAGCCGTTGGCATACAGCCTAAGCAGTTGGAACGGATTATTGTTGCGCATGGGCCTGGTTCATATACAGGTGTAAGAATCGGTGTAACTGTTGCTAAAACACTAGCATGGTCATTAAATATTCCAATTGTAGGTGTTTCGAGCTTAGAAGTGTTAGCTCAGAATGGGCTATACTTTTCAGGTTTAGTATCACCTATATTTGATGCACGCAGAGGTCAGGTGTATACAGGGCTATATAAAAACAGTCAAGGAGTCCTTCAATCTATAAAAGAAGATCAAATACTTTTGTTAAAGGATTGGTTAATAACTTTGAAAGATCAGGAGGAGAAGGTATTATTCTTAGGTAACGATGTGCAATTACACCAGCAGTTAATTACAGAGGTACTTGGTGAACAGGCTGTAATCGCAACCGTTAGTGCATATAATCCGCGACCGTCTGAGTTGGCAAGAATAGGGATTTCGAAAGAGCCACAGGAGATTCATTCATTTGTTCCTAATTATATTCGTCTTGCCGAAGCAGAAGCTAAATGGTTGGCTGCTCAAGAAAAATAA
- the moaC gene encoding cyclic pyranopterin monophosphate synthase MoaC, translated as MSFTHFNEQGRAKMVDITDKNETVRMAIAHSSIQVNEEIYTSIIENKMKKGDVLAVAQVAGIMAAKNTSDWIPMCHPLMLKGVDISFSWEEKAPDYILNIEVTVKTKGSTGVEMEALTAASATALTVYDMCKAVDKGMIIGATYLLEKTGGKSGNFHREKI; from the coding sequence ATGTCTTTTACACATTTCAACGAGCAAGGTAGAGCAAAAATGGTAGATATTACTGATAAAAATGAAACCGTCCGTATGGCTATTGCGCATTCCAGCATTCAAGTCAACGAAGAGATCTATACAAGTATTATTGAAAATAAAATGAAAAAAGGCGATGTTTTGGCAGTTGCGCAAGTTGCGGGTATTATGGCTGCTAAGAATACATCAGATTGGATTCCTATGTGTCATCCATTAATGTTAAAGGGTGTTGACATTTCTTTTTCATGGGAAGAAAAAGCACCTGATTACATATTGAACATAGAAGTAACAGTAAAAACAAAAGGCAGTACGGGTGTCGAAATGGAGGCATTAACTGCTGCTTCGGCGACTGCACTTACCGTATATGATATGTGTAAAGCAGTTGATAAAGGTATGATCATTGGGGCGACTTACTTATTAGAAAAAACCGGTGGAAAGAGCGGTAATTTTCATAGAGAAAAAATATAG
- a CDS encoding YdiK family protein, translated as MKTTPYTMGLIYAAMGGLFTFLAVESVEETIWNLTTVLLMLVATFDFSAAIRFFTVKSRLQSKK; from the coding sequence ATGAAGACTACACCTTATACAATGGGACTAATCTATGCAGCTATGGGAGGATTATTTACCTTTCTAGCAGTTGAAAGCGTGGAGGAAACTATTTGGAACTTGACCACGGTCTTATTAATGCTCGTAGCTACCTTTGATTTCTCAGCTGCTATCCGGTTCTTCACCGTAAAAAGTAGATTACAGTCAAAAAAATAA
- the groES gene encoding co-chaperone GroES, which produces MLKPLGDRVVIELVESEEKTASGIVLPDSAKEKPQEGRVVAVGSGRVLDSGEKVALEVKEGDRIVFSKYAGTEVKYEGTEYLILRESDILAIVG; this is translated from the coding sequence TTGTTAAAGCCATTAGGTGATCGTGTTGTTATTGAACTTGTTGAATCAGAAGAAAAAACTGCAAGCGGTATCGTATTACCGGATTCTGCAAAAGAAAAGCCGCAAGAAGGCCGTGTTGTTGCAGTTGGTTCTGGCCGCGTACTAGATAGCGGTGAAAAAGTTGCTCTTGAAGTAAAGGAAGGCGACCGCATCGTATTTTCAAAGTATGCTGGAACAGAAGTTAAGTACGAAGGCACTGAATATTTAATCCTTCGTGAAAGCGACATTTTAGCAATCGTAGGCTAA
- the rimI gene encoding ribosomal protein S18-alanine N-acetyltransferase, protein MEENISFRLMKLEDIEQIVYIEKNSFTLPWSRDAFYNELTTNQYAKYIVMEKGPSIIGYCGLWIILDEAHITNIAVLPQYRGKKLGDALLEQVLEFSKALGAKTVSLEVRVSNTVAQNLYRKYGFKDGGIRKNYYVDNQEDALVMWVNFNE, encoded by the coding sequence ATGGAGGAGAATATTAGTTTTCGATTAATGAAGCTTGAAGATATCGAACAGATTGTTTATATAGAAAAAAACTCTTTTACACTGCCATGGAGCAGAGATGCTTTTTATAACGAGCTTACTACAAATCAGTATGCTAAATATATTGTAATGGAGAAAGGACCGTCCATTATCGGTTATTGTGGTCTTTGGATCATCTTAGATGAAGCGCATATTACAAATATTGCTGTTCTGCCACAATATCGTGGGAAAAAGCTTGGGGATGCGTTGTTAGAACAAGTTTTAGAGTTTAGTAAAGCTTTAGGTGCAAAAACTGTATCGCTAGAAGTCAGGGTATCTAATACTGTGGCCCAAAATTTATATCGTAAATATGGATTTAAAGATGGTGGCATCCGCAAAAATTATTATGTGGATAACCAAGAAGATGCTTTAGTAATGTGGGTGAATTTTAATGAATAA
- the tsaD gene encoding tRNA (adenosine(37)-N6)-threonylcarbamoyltransferase complex transferase subunit TsaD, with protein MNKQKDEFILGIETSCDETAVAIIKNGREIIANVVSSQIESHKRFGGVVPEIASRHHVEQVTIVLEEAMTKAKINFSDINAIAVTEGPGLVGALLVGVNAAKALAFAHDIPLVSVHHIAGHIYANRLVKELTFPLLALVVSGGHTELIYMREHGSYEVIGETRDDAAGEAYDKVARQLKLPYPGGPHIDRLAHEGSPSVELPRAWLEKGSYDFSFSGLKSAVINTLHNAAQRGEEIKPEDLAASFQASVIEVLVSKTEEAAHEYHVKQVVLAGGVAANKGLRAALEQTFSEKDVELVIPPLNLCTDNAAMIAAAGSIEFNKGKVAGLDLNGTPGLEIESFN; from the coding sequence ATGAATAAGCAAAAAGATGAGTTTATATTAGGAATAGAAACTAGCTGTGATGAAACTGCAGTGGCGATTATAAAAAATGGCCGTGAAATTATTGCAAATGTAGTATCATCGCAAATTGAAAGCCATAAGCGTTTTGGCGGAGTTGTTCCGGAGATTGCGTCGAGGCACCATGTAGAACAAGTGACGATTGTATTAGAAGAAGCGATGACAAAAGCAAAAATCAATTTTAGTGATATCAATGCGATTGCTGTAACGGAAGGACCGGGCTTGGTAGGCGCATTATTAGTAGGTGTAAATGCTGCAAAGGCGTTAGCATTTGCTCATGATATTCCACTCGTTTCAGTTCATCATATAGCTGGCCATATTTATGCTAATCGTCTTGTTAAGGAATTAACTTTCCCTCTTTTAGCTTTAGTCGTTTCTGGTGGCCATACAGAGCTCATCTATATGAGGGAGCATGGCTCGTACGAAGTTATTGGCGAGACTAGAGATGATGCAGCTGGTGAAGCCTATGATAAAGTAGCCAGACAGCTTAAGCTACCCTATCCGGGTGGCCCTCATATTGACCGCTTGGCACACGAAGGCAGCCCTTCAGTTGAATTACCGCGAGCTTGGTTAGAAAAGGGATCTTATGATTTTAGTTTTAGCGGTTTAAAATCAGCTGTGATTAATACTTTGCATAATGCTGCACAGCGTGGAGAAGAAATTAAACCTGAAGATTTAGCAGCTAGTTTCCAAGCAAGTGTTATCGAAGTATTAGTTTCAAAAACGGAGGAAGCGGCACATGAATATCATGTTAAGCAAGTTGTATTAGCTGGAGGTGTAGCAGCTAATAAAGGACTAAGAGCAGCGTTAGAACAAACTTTTAGTGAGAAAGACGTTGAGTTAGTTATTCCTCCATTAAATCTCTGTACGGATAATGCAGCGATGATTGCTGCAGCAGGTAGTATAGAATTTAATAAAGGAAAAGTTGCAGGACTTGATTTAAACGGTACCCCAGGACTTGAAATAGAGAGCTTTAATTAA